A single region of the Arthrobacter sp. PAMC25564 genome encodes:
- the dmpG gene encoding 4-hydroxy-2-oxovalerate aldolase yields the protein MTATPDTTAQNLSVRLTDTTLRDGSHAMSHRFTEDHVRSIVRALDDAKVEIIEVTHGDGLGGSSFNYGFSLTPELDLIRAAVDEARNAKIAVLLLPGLGTIHDLNQAHEAGASVARIATHCTEADVSIQHFGHARKLGMETVGFLMLSHRATPEKLAEQARIMADAGCQCVYVVDSAGALILEDVSDRVSALVAELGTDAQVGFHGHQNLSFGVANSVFAARAGAKQIDGTLLALGAGAGNSPTEVLAAAFERLGIHTGVDVHGVMAAADDIVKPIITRMPVMDRASIMQGYAGVYSSFLIHAERAAERYGVPAWQILEEIGRAGYVGGQEDMIVDVAVQLASGVRVA from the coding sequence ATGACCGCCACCCCCGACACCACAGCACAGAACCTCAGCGTCCGCCTCACGGACACCACGCTGCGCGACGGCTCCCACGCCATGAGCCACCGGTTCACCGAAGACCACGTCCGCTCCATCGTCCGGGCCCTCGACGACGCCAAGGTCGAGATCATCGAAGTCACCCACGGCGACGGCCTCGGCGGCTCCTCCTTCAACTACGGCTTCTCCCTCACCCCCGAACTGGACCTGATCCGCGCCGCCGTCGACGAAGCCCGCAACGCGAAAATAGCGGTGCTCTTGCTGCCGGGCCTGGGCACCATCCACGACCTGAACCAGGCCCACGAGGCCGGCGCCTCCGTGGCCCGCATCGCGACCCACTGCACCGAGGCCGACGTCTCCATCCAGCACTTCGGCCACGCCCGCAAGCTCGGCATGGAAACCGTGGGCTTCCTGATGCTCTCGCACCGGGCCACCCCGGAAAAGCTCGCCGAACAGGCCCGCATCATGGCCGACGCCGGCTGCCAGTGCGTCTACGTCGTGGACTCCGCCGGAGCCCTCATCCTCGAGGACGTCTCCGACCGGGTCTCCGCCCTCGTCGCCGAGCTCGGCACCGACGCGCAGGTCGGGTTCCACGGCCACCAGAACCTGTCCTTCGGCGTCGCGAACTCCGTCTTCGCCGCCCGGGCCGGGGCCAAGCAGATCGACGGGACCCTTCTGGCGCTGGGCGCCGGGGCGGGGAACTCGCCCACCGAGGTCCTCGCAGCCGCCTTCGAACGCCTCGGCATCCACACCGGCGTCGACGTTCACGGCGTCATGGCTGCGGCGGATGACATCGTCAAGCCCATCATCACCCGGATGCCCGTCATGGACCGCGCCTCCATCATGCAGGGCTACGCCGGGGTCTACTCCTCGTTCCTGATCCACGCCGAACGCGCGGCCGAACGCTACGGTGTCCCGGCCTGGCAGATCCTCGAGGAAATCGGCCGGGCAGGCTACGTCGGCGGACAGGAAGACATGATCGTCGACGTCGCCGTCCAGCTCGCCTCCGGAGTACGCGTCGCCTGA
- a CDS encoding acetaldehyde dehydrogenase (acetylating): MAKKTAAIVGSGNIGTDLMFKLMRRSKNIEVKYMIGVDPASDGLARAARLGITTSAEGVDWLLAQDELPDFVFECTSAKAHQVNAPKYKAAGIHAIDLTPAAVGPYLCPVVNLDSLQDVLNVNMITCAGQATTPVVAAVSSVVPVEYAEIVASIASKSAGPGTRANVDEFTETTAKALEVVGGARRGKAIIIINPVEPPMIMRNTVYCSIPAAAAEPGELQDRIRAAIDAAVVKIQDYVPGYSLRVEPQFDAAREDWNGNGRVGIWIQVKGAADYLPEYAGNLDIITAAATRTADLLAERMDAVLPSTPVGA; the protein is encoded by the coding sequence ATGGCCAAGAAAACCGCCGCGATCGTCGGCTCGGGCAATATCGGCACCGACCTGATGTTCAAACTGATGCGCCGCAGCAAGAACATCGAGGTCAAGTACATGATCGGTGTTGATCCGGCCTCGGACGGGCTCGCCCGCGCCGCCCGCCTCGGCATCACCACCTCCGCCGAGGGCGTGGACTGGCTCCTGGCCCAGGACGAACTCCCGGACTTCGTGTTCGAATGCACCTCGGCGAAGGCCCACCAGGTCAACGCCCCGAAGTACAAGGCCGCCGGGATCCACGCGATCGACCTGACCCCGGCCGCCGTCGGGCCGTACCTGTGCCCGGTCGTGAACCTGGACTCCCTACAGGATGTCCTGAACGTCAACATGATCACCTGCGCAGGCCAAGCGACCACCCCGGTCGTCGCCGCGGTGTCCTCCGTGGTCCCGGTGGAGTACGCCGAGATCGTTGCCTCCATTGCCTCGAAGTCCGCCGGCCCGGGCACCCGTGCCAACGTCGATGAGTTCACCGAGACCACGGCCAAGGCCCTGGAAGTCGTCGGTGGGGCCCGGCGCGGCAAGGCCATCATCATCATCAACCCGGTGGAACCGCCGATGATCATGCGCAACACCGTCTACTGCTCCATCCCCGCCGCCGCCGCCGAACCCGGGGAACTCCAGGACAGGATCCGCGCCGCCATCGACGCCGCCGTCGTGAAGATCCAGGACTACGTGCCCGGGTATTCGCTGCGCGTGGAGCCCCAGTTCGACGCCGCCCGGGAGGACTGGAACGGCAACGGCCGGGTCGGGATCTGGATCCAGGTCAAGGGCGCCGCGGACTACCTGCCCGAATACGCCGGCAACCTGGACATCATCACCGCCGCCGCCACCCGGACAGCTGACCTGCTCGCCGAACGTATGGACGCCGTCCTTCCTTCCACTCCCGTAGGAGCCTGA
- a CDS encoding fumarylacetoacetate hydrolase family protein, with the protein MTAENGAGVNPTRPRVFLLQFADELLTATEAREPVAPLRDRLEAMTLQDAYDIQDLQFQHHIAGGRVLAGRKVGLTSLAMQRQLGVDSPDFGFFFEDMVHHDGARIRVNQFVQPKVEPEFGFVLKHSLHGPGVTLDQAAAAIGAVYPAIEIIDSRISDWDIRLVDTVADNASCGAVAVGSTALDVDPADLLDVICSLVIDGEVTGSGTGRDVMGNPVAPLAWLANVLGEQGVALEAGQLILPGSFTVAMPVVADSTATADFGPLGSLTIHFTD; encoded by the coding sequence ATGACGGCAGAGAATGGAGCCGGCGTGAACCCCACCCGTCCAAGAGTCTTCCTCCTGCAGTTTGCCGATGAGCTGCTGACCGCTACGGAGGCCCGGGAGCCGGTGGCACCGCTGCGGGACAGGCTGGAAGCTATGACGCTGCAGGATGCCTATGACATTCAGGATCTGCAGTTCCAGCATCACATCGCCGGTGGGCGGGTGCTGGCCGGCCGCAAGGTGGGCTTGACCTCGCTGGCGATGCAGCGGCAGTTGGGCGTTGATTCGCCTGACTTCGGCTTCTTCTTCGAGGACATGGTGCACCATGACGGCGCCCGGATCCGGGTGAATCAGTTCGTTCAGCCCAAGGTGGAACCCGAGTTCGGCTTCGTCCTCAAGCACTCGCTGCACGGTCCCGGCGTCACGCTGGATCAGGCAGCGGCCGCGATCGGTGCGGTTTACCCGGCGATCGAGATCATCGATTCGCGGATCAGTGACTGGGATATCAGACTCGTGGACACTGTGGCAGACAACGCCTCCTGCGGTGCCGTCGCCGTCGGGTCGACGGCGCTCGACGTCGATCCGGCTGACCTGCTCGATGTCATCTGCTCACTGGTCATTGACGGCGAAGTCACCGGTTCCGGTACCGGGCGGGACGTGATGGGGAACCCGGTAGCGCCGCTGGCCTGGCTCGCGAACGTCCTGGGCGAACAGGGCGTCGCGCTGGAGGCCGGCCAGTTGATTCTTCCCGGATCCTTCACGGTAGCCATGCCAGTCGTCGCTGACAGTACGGCGACGGCGGACTTTGGCCCGCTGGGCTCACTGACCATTCACTTCACAGACTAA
- a CDS encoding VOC family protein, whose translation MSDVFGSVHLGYIVIETNKLADWKRFGLDAIGMHVDELTPDVTRFRIDDRECRFLLQRGPKEDVTAFGWHVDDHETFDIILGRVAASGLPVIEGTPEECALRGVERLWRIAGPKGVATEIFTTALITPAPLHMKNREFVTGDSGMGHVAIAAKDALSLHGYYNTLFDARLSDYILEKVGPLDLMIRFLRVNERHHSVALANVQQFPVNPIQSAVQHINIQVADLDDMVAAFERVKALGFKMVWSVGQHTNDRELSFYCQTPSGFELEVGWNPVLVTPELEATWEPTTYQGISIWGHTHVGETIIDKMNAFRNMVGSLREKEQLVPELSSTEKIKALL comes from the coding sequence ATGAGCGACGTATTCGGGTCGGTGCACCTGGGCTACATCGTCATCGAGACCAACAAGCTGGCCGACTGGAAGCGCTTCGGACTCGATGCCATCGGAATGCACGTCGACGAGCTCACTCCCGATGTGACCAGGTTCCGGATCGATGATCGGGAGTGTCGGTTCCTCCTGCAGCGCGGACCAAAAGAGGACGTCACCGCGTTCGGATGGCACGTCGACGATCATGAGACGTTCGACATCATTCTGGGCCGGGTCGCGGCGAGCGGGCTGCCTGTCATCGAGGGCACCCCGGAGGAGTGCGCGCTGCGCGGCGTGGAGCGACTGTGGCGCATCGCGGGGCCGAAGGGAGTGGCCACGGAAATTTTCACCACGGCGCTCATCACGCCCGCTCCTCTGCACATGAAGAACCGGGAATTCGTGACCGGGGACAGCGGAATGGGGCACGTCGCGATCGCCGCCAAGGACGCACTGAGCCTGCACGGCTACTACAACACGCTCTTCGACGCGCGGCTCTCCGACTACATCCTGGAAAAGGTCGGCCCGCTTGACCTCATGATCCGGTTTCTGCGCGTCAACGAGCGCCACCACTCGGTGGCACTGGCAAACGTTCAGCAATTCCCCGTCAACCCGATCCAGTCGGCCGTGCAGCACATCAACATCCAGGTCGCCGACCTGGATGACATGGTGGCAGCGTTCGAGCGGGTCAAGGCGTTGGGATTCAAGATGGTCTGGTCCGTCGGCCAGCACACCAACGATCGCGAGCTCTCGTTCTATTGCCAGACGCCGTCCGGCTTCGAGCTGGAAGTCGGCTGGAACCCGGTCCTGGTCACGCCGGAACTGGAGGCCACCTGGGAGCCGACCACTTACCAGGGCATCTCCATCTGGGGACACACCCATGTGGGAGAAACCATCATCGACAAAATGAATGCGTTCCGCAATATGGTCGGATCGCTCCGCGAAAAAGAGCAACTGGTTCCGGAGCTGAGCTCCACGGAGAAGATCAAAGCCTTGCTCTAA
- a CDS encoding alpha/beta hydrolase — translation MTDITTTDIQVGDWHLHTHQAGNPEDPTVLWLHGSGPGVSARSNWEALITSMPGYRHIAPDLLGFGDSSHPEDLPEGVGASARLRAQAILQLLDVLGVDRTHVVGNSMGGMVTLLMLKDRPELFDRVILMGSGGAPIPPTPDLIRMVRYYEEPTADAMLELLGRFVYDTSGFGDSIRQIAEDRAVFAGRADIQRSHERTFTPEAEPLWFPGEALAGIKHEVLVVHGREDRIIPVEASYHLARHLPNAQLHVLPHAGHWVQIEQVSRFRDLARLFLNEESRTKGI, via the coding sequence ATGACCGACATCACCACAACTGACATTCAGGTTGGCGACTGGCACCTTCACACCCACCAGGCCGGGAATCCAGAGGATCCGACGGTGCTGTGGCTGCACGGCTCCGGTCCGGGTGTGAGTGCGCGATCCAACTGGGAAGCCTTGATTACCAGCATGCCGGGTTATCGGCACATCGCCCCGGATCTCTTGGGCTTCGGTGACTCCTCGCACCCCGAGGACCTACCGGAGGGCGTGGGCGCCTCGGCGCGCCTGCGTGCCCAGGCCATCCTGCAATTGCTTGACGTGCTTGGTGTCGACCGCACCCACGTGGTGGGGAATTCGATGGGTGGCATGGTCACGCTTCTCATGCTTAAGGATCGCCCGGAACTCTTCGATCGAGTGATCCTGATGGGGAGCGGTGGTGCACCCATCCCGCCGACACCGGACCTCATTCGTATGGTCCGGTATTACGAGGAGCCCACAGCCGATGCCATGCTCGAGCTGCTGGGACGCTTCGTGTATGACACGAGCGGCTTCGGAGACTCCATTCGCCAGATTGCAGAGGACCGCGCGGTTTTCGCCGGCAGGGCAGACATTCAACGGTCGCACGAGCGCACGTTCACGCCCGAGGCCGAACCTCTTTGGTTCCCCGGCGAGGCTCTTGCCGGCATTAAGCACGAAGTTCTGGTGGTGCACGGCCGCGAAGACCGGATCATTCCGGTCGAGGCCTCCTACCATCTGGCGCGTCACCTGCCCAATGCGCAGCTGCACGTTCTGCCGCACGCCGGACACTGGGTGCAGATTGAGCAGGTTAGTCGGTTCCGGGACCTGGCCCGGTTGTTCCTCAATGAAGAGTCACGAACGAAGGGAATCTAA
- a CDS encoding bifunctional 3-(3-hydroxy-phenyl)propionate/3-hydroxycinnamic acid hydroxylase, whose product MTRTESSPDKYDADVAIIGYGPSGVVAASYLGMAGISTVVLEKDKDLYVRARAVTVNDWTLRIFQDFGIDKRVKADMDPCRSITWKTYANKLVFRIHPKPDVLGQPSAMMIYQPELEAEIRRNAEQYDSLDVRFGHRFTGLAPTAEGVTVSATDADGGEYTLRARYVLGADGGSSLVRQETGLELVGETRPRRWLVIDGEVLNWWPECNELVFWADPERPVVDIPLAKGNHRWEIPLSAEETDKDYDTEESIWPLLKMLGIDERNARITGWAFYSHHLRHLEEWRNGRTVLIGDASHLMPPWAGQGMQSGIRDAQNAAWKLEALSKGLIGDGLLDTVQAERWPHVKMLTEMSARLGQLVEADKPAVVKLRNAVGPLVMRLPGVNRVLQPNSEQNRFERGWVTGTPSRKNALGRMIPQPEVYDSRGRVMPLDNLIGQGFVVLGLDKDPRAAMTQRQREDWTRLGARFMTVQRSSATSDEGDIVVDHTGSLRAWLSRFRTSVVVLRPDRFVAAADPSGLDVPPPRGNLDPPTRPAVTAVPTRIHA is encoded by the coding sequence ATGACCCGCACGGAATCCAGTCCGGACAAGTACGACGCCGATGTCGCGATAATCGGCTACGGCCCGAGCGGCGTCGTCGCAGCGAGTTACCTGGGCATGGCTGGTATATCCACCGTCGTGCTGGAGAAGGACAAGGATCTGTATGTCCGGGCTCGGGCGGTCACGGTCAACGACTGGACGCTGCGGATCTTCCAGGACTTCGGTATCGACAAGCGGGTCAAGGCTGACATGGATCCGTGTCGGAGCATCACCTGGAAGACCTACGCGAACAAGTTGGTGTTCCGAATCCACCCCAAGCCAGATGTGCTCGGCCAGCCCTCGGCGATGATGATTTACCAGCCGGAGCTGGAAGCCGAAATCCGGCGAAATGCGGAGCAGTACGATTCACTCGATGTGCGCTTCGGCCACCGCTTCACAGGATTAGCCCCGACCGCCGAGGGCGTGACGGTGAGCGCCACGGACGCGGACGGCGGCGAATACACCCTTCGGGCGCGCTACGTGCTGGGTGCCGATGGCGGCAGCAGTCTCGTTCGCCAGGAAACCGGCCTCGAGCTGGTCGGCGAGACCCGACCCCGGCGCTGGTTGGTCATCGATGGCGAGGTCCTGAACTGGTGGCCGGAGTGCAATGAGCTCGTCTTCTGGGCCGACCCGGAACGTCCGGTGGTCGATATCCCGTTAGCGAAGGGCAATCACCGGTGGGAGATTCCCCTGAGCGCGGAGGAGACCGACAAGGACTATGACACCGAGGAAAGCATCTGGCCACTGTTGAAGATGCTCGGCATTGACGAGCGCAATGCACGCATCACAGGCTGGGCGTTCTACAGCCACCATCTGCGTCATCTCGAGGAGTGGCGCAACGGTCGCACCGTCCTGATCGGAGATGCGTCGCACCTCATGCCGCCGTGGGCAGGCCAGGGTATGCAATCGGGAATCCGTGACGCGCAGAACGCTGCATGGAAGCTCGAGGCGCTGAGTAAAGGCCTCATCGGGGACGGTCTGTTGGATACCGTCCAGGCCGAGCGTTGGCCCCACGTGAAGATGCTGACCGAGATGTCCGCGCGGCTCGGCCAGCTCGTTGAGGCCGACAAGCCCGCCGTCGTCAAGCTGCGCAATGCCGTGGGTCCGTTGGTCATGCGCCTTCCTGGTGTGAACCGCGTGCTCCAGCCGAACAGCGAGCAGAACCGCTTCGAACGTGGGTGGGTCACGGGGACACCCAGCCGGAAGAACGCGCTGGGCCGGATGATTCCGCAACCGGAAGTGTACGACTCGCGTGGGAGGGTGATGCCACTCGACAACCTCATTGGACAAGGATTCGTCGTGCTCGGCCTGGACAAGGACCCACGCGCGGCGATGACGCAGAGGCAGCGCGAGGACTGGACGCGGCTGGGTGCACGATTTATGACGGTGCAGCGGTCCTCGGCGACGTCCGACGAGGGGGACATCGTCGTCGACCACACCGGATCCCTCCGCGCCTGGTTGTCCCGATTCCGCACCAGTGTGGTGGTACTCAGGCCCGACCGGTTCGTGGCCGCGGCCGACCCGTCCGGCCTGGATGTGCCGCCACCGCGCGGAAACCTCGACCCGCCGACCCGCCCCGCTGTCACTGCGGTGCCGACCCGCATCCACGCCTAA
- a CDS encoding TetR/AcrR family transcriptional regulator, translating to MPARRPAATPRGEHTREEVLRVAEALMATRGYWSTSMVDLIRESGVPSSSIYWHFTSKSGVLAAVMERGASAFFASIAAANPGPNQQDPRAALEHMLRQSAVAVADNPSFLALYMNFLLHLEEEPTIQAQVAGVRRQAMETIRAHLAASYATYGQERADRIAERVAPLALAFFDGLFVSLQSSDETDLDQALTDVAHGLHQVAEGIH from the coding sequence ATGCCCGCACGACGCCCCGCAGCCACCCCCCGTGGGGAACACACTCGCGAAGAGGTGCTCCGCGTTGCTGAGGCCCTGATGGCCACCCGGGGCTACTGGTCCACGAGCATGGTGGACCTGATTCGCGAGTCCGGTGTTCCCTCGAGCAGCATCTACTGGCACTTCACATCAAAGTCGGGCGTGCTCGCTGCGGTGATGGAGCGGGGGGCTTCAGCGTTCTTCGCCAGCATCGCTGCGGCGAATCCCGGCCCCAACCAGCAGGACCCCCGCGCGGCACTGGAGCACATGCTGCGCCAGAGCGCCGTCGCTGTCGCGGACAACCCAAGCTTCCTGGCTCTTTACATGAATTTCCTGCTGCACCTTGAGGAGGAGCCGACGATTCAGGCCCAGGTGGCGGGGGTGCGCCGGCAGGCCATGGAAACGATCCGGGCTCACTTGGCCGCCAGCTACGCCACCTATGGGCAGGAACGTGCTGATCGGATCGCGGAGCGCGTGGCCCCGCTGGCGCTGGCTTTCTTCGACGGTCTCTTCGTATCTCTGCAATCGAGCGACGAAACAGACCTCGATCAGGCGCTGACAGACGTCGCGCACGGGCTGCACCAGGTAGCGGAAGGTATTCACTGA
- a CDS encoding alcohol dehydrogenase: MKAVQFAAPGASLQTVDRDVPQLPRGHVLVKVAASGICHSDSLAAAGMASSYPRIPGHEIAGTIETLGEGVTRWTPGKRVGVGWFGGACFECEPCRRGDFVSCQVGKITGLTSDGGYAEYLVAPADALASIPDALSFAEAAPLMCAGVTTFNGLRHSGARPGELVAVLGLGGLGHLGVQFAARMGFETVAIARGAEKESFARELGAHHYIDSTATDVAAELKRLGGASVVLATVTDAKAMSVTIAGLASRGRLVVLGVPHEPLAVSAADLVMRSSSVAGHSSGTAKDSEDALRFAALTGVRPMIETYPLEEAREGFGRMMSGSARFRVVLIND; the protein is encoded by the coding sequence ATGAAAGCTGTCCAGTTCGCCGCCCCCGGCGCATCCCTCCAGACCGTCGATCGCGATGTTCCGCAGCTCCCTCGCGGGCACGTCCTGGTCAAGGTCGCTGCCAGCGGCATCTGTCACAGCGACTCGTTGGCCGCCGCAGGCATGGCCTCTTCCTACCCCCGCATTCCAGGCCACGAGATCGCCGGAACCATTGAGACCCTGGGGGAGGGTGTCACACGGTGGACCCCGGGCAAGCGCGTGGGGGTCGGATGGTTCGGCGGAGCATGCTTTGAGTGTGAGCCGTGCCGGCGCGGGGACTTCGTCTCATGCCAGGTCGGGAAGATCACCGGACTGACCTCGGACGGGGGCTACGCCGAGTACCTCGTAGCCCCGGCCGATGCCCTCGCTTCGATCCCCGACGCACTCAGCTTCGCCGAGGCCGCCCCGCTGATGTGCGCGGGCGTCACGACATTCAACGGACTGCGCCACAGTGGCGCCCGCCCCGGAGAGCTCGTTGCTGTCCTTGGACTGGGGGGACTGGGCCACCTCGGGGTGCAGTTCGCCGCCAGGATGGGCTTCGAAACCGTTGCCATCGCACGCGGTGCCGAAAAGGAATCGTTCGCCCGAGAGCTCGGCGCGCATCACTACATCGACAGCACCGCCACTGATGTCGCCGCGGAGCTGAAGCGGCTTGGGGGTGCCAGCGTCGTACTGGCGACCGTCACGGACGCCAAGGCCATGTCGGTCACTATTGCCGGACTGGCATCGCGCGGGCGGCTCGTAGTCCTGGGCGTCCCGCATGAGCCCCTCGCCGTGAGCGCGGCCGACCTCGTCATGCGCAGCAGTTCCGTCGCCGGGCACTCTTCGGGCACCGCGAAAGATTCGGAGGACGCCCTCCGCTTCGCGGCCCTGACCGGCGTGCGCCCCATGATCGAGACCTACCCGCTGGAGGAGGCCAGGGAAGGCTTCGGCCGCATGATGTCAGGGAGTGCACGCTTCCGCGTCGTCCTCATCAACGACTGA
- a CDS encoding DoxX family protein produces the protein MNIALWIVTGLLALAFLAAGLMKMAQPQQKLAASGMAWAGDFTAGSVKAIGAVEVLGALGLILPAITGISTALVPLAATGLAVVMIGAAVTHAKRGEKQAIGINLVLAVLALFVAVGRFGAWPL, from the coding sequence ATGAACATCGCTCTGTGGATCGTCACTGGACTTCTAGCCCTGGCCTTCCTGGCAGCCGGCCTCATGAAGATGGCCCAGCCGCAGCAGAAGCTGGCGGCCTCAGGAATGGCCTGGGCTGGCGACTTCACCGCGGGCTCGGTCAAGGCAATTGGCGCCGTGGAAGTGCTGGGAGCCCTCGGGCTGATCCTCCCGGCCATCACGGGCATCTCCACCGCCCTCGTACCGCTCGCGGCGACCGGCCTCGCCGTCGTCATGATCGGCGCGGCCGTCACGCATGCCAAACGCGGCGAGAAACAGGCGATCGGCATCAACCTCGTGCTAGCCGTCCTGGCGCTCTTCGTCGCCGTCGGACGCTTCGGAGCCTGGCCCCTCTAG
- a CDS encoding MarR family transcriptional regulator: MALAAMMFTLPAALDSQLQRDEDLTLAGYMVLAMLSESAEKQMRMTELAAAASTSQSRLSRIVSRLEQQGLVTRAMAAEDRRAVLAHLTDAGMAKIVAAAPGHVEAVRSVVFDRLDRDQVAQLAAIAQAVLGGSCVQYGQESAPTASQPA, translated from the coding sequence ATGGCGCTGGCAGCGATGATGTTCACGCTTCCAGCGGCCCTGGACTCCCAGCTGCAGCGGGATGAGGATCTGACCTTGGCCGGCTATATGGTGCTCGCCATGTTGTCTGAATCCGCGGAGAAGCAGATGCGGATGACGGAGCTGGCGGCGGCGGCCAGCACCTCCCAGTCACGCCTCTCCCGCATTGTGTCCCGTCTCGAACAACAGGGGCTGGTGACGCGCGCGATGGCGGCGGAAGACCGCCGCGCGGTACTGGCACACCTCACCGACGCAGGGATGGCAAAGATCGTTGCAGCGGCGCCCGGGCATGTGGAGGCGGTCCGTTCAGTCGTATTCGATCGGCTTGACCGGGATCAGGTCGCCCAGCTGGCCGCCATCGCCCAGGCGGTCCTTGGTGGTTCTTGCGTTCAATACGGGCAGGAATCGGCGCCAACGGCCTCACAGCCGGCCTAA
- a CDS encoding lmo0937 family membrane protein: protein MLLWIAIIIAVLWLLGLLTGIGGGLIHLLLVIAVVVLVFHFIRGRSRV, encoded by the coding sequence ATGTTGCTTTGGATAGCCATCATTATCGCTGTTCTCTGGCTTCTCGGCTTGCTCACCGGCATTGGCGGCGGGCTGATTCACTTGCTTTTGGTCATTGCCGTAGTCGTGCTGGTCTTCCACTTCATCCGTGGCAGGTCCCGCGTCTAA
- a CDS encoding NAD(P)-dependent oxidoreductase, translating into MDVSSSGLPASVALLGTGPMGAPIARNIIAAGVPLALWNRTPEKAQAIGGGTVVARPADAASEIVLTVLPDLPQVAALLYGEEGLLAGWKTAGIEHPILVIHGTVSPVAVAEFADDCRRNWGLTVVDAPLSGGTIGAAEGRLSIMVGGPHDAVESVGPLFALYGSTVLWFGETGAGSTVKACNQIVVAATVTALAEAMALASSAGLDLENVHSVLSGGLANSEVLAQKGRRWIDQDFGGGGSAKNQLKDLRFITEIAGHKGLKLPLAACLESSFEDMIAAGDGDLDHTGIYRTILT; encoded by the coding sequence ATGGACGTTTCTTCCTCCGGACTGCCCGCCTCCGTGGCCCTGTTGGGAACAGGCCCCATGGGCGCCCCCATCGCCCGGAACATCATCGCCGCGGGGGTGCCACTGGCGCTCTGGAACCGCACACCAGAAAAAGCCCAGGCGATTGGCGGGGGCACCGTTGTGGCCCGTCCGGCAGATGCGGCCAGCGAGATCGTGCTGACCGTATTACCAGACCTGCCACAGGTTGCAGCCCTCCTTTACGGTGAAGAAGGACTGCTGGCAGGGTGGAAGACTGCCGGCATAGAGCATCCAATCCTCGTGATCCACGGGACGGTATCCCCGGTGGCGGTTGCGGAGTTCGCCGACGACTGCCGGCGCAACTGGGGCCTAACCGTCGTGGACGCACCCCTCAGCGGCGGCACCATCGGCGCGGCGGAGGGCCGGCTGAGCATCATGGTTGGCGGCCCCCACGACGCAGTGGAAAGTGTTGGACCGCTGTTCGCGCTGTACGGCTCGACGGTTTTGTGGTTCGGCGAGACGGGTGCCGGGTCAACCGTGAAGGCCTGCAACCAGATCGTCGTTGCCGCCACCGTCACGGCCCTGGCGGAGGCGATGGCCTTGGCAAGCTCTGCCGGGCTGGACCTTGAAAATGTGCACTCCGTGCTCTCCGGCGGCCTCGCCAACTCGGAAGTGCTGGCGCAAAAGGGACGTCGGTGGATCGACCAGGACTTCGGGGGAGGCGGATCAGCCAAGAACCAGCTCAAAGACCTCAGGTTCATCACCGAGATTGCCGGGCACAAAGGACTGAAACTTCCCTTAGCCGCGTGCCTCGAAAGCTCGTTCGAGGACATGATCGCAGCCGGCGACGGTGACCTGGACCATACAGGGATCTACCGGACCATCCTCACCTAG